CTAGGATTTTAGAAATGCTGACgtcatgattttcttttttgaagttTGTAAAATTGTCTGATTtaattgtttcacattttctttatgtATTAATCTCTCCAGTTATATtgtctgtaaatgttttgtcCCTCAGTGATGTCTGTTAACGCCTTCTGTACATTGCCAGAGAAACAAATACTATATCATGTTTAATGTTATTCAATATAATgtaatcatttcattattaattcatctttattttattgaaacAGTTCATTATAGTCCCTGAAGCAACCCTGAGGTGATGACCTCTAACGACCTCGGCCGGGACACATTTACGCTCTGATAGATTTAGTCATAGCTTTGTAATTAGAGTTTTCCAGCGGTCAGGACTTCGTTCTCCTCACCTTGTTTCTCTTGGTGTTTGGACCACAGTGAACACAAGCCGCCTCCCCCACAGGCTGCTCAGCCCTGATGAAAGTGTTCGGCGAGCATCTCTTACACACCCCTGTCCCGTTGACCATGTAGTGTCCCGGTGGGCAGGGAACGCAGGCGGAGCCGGCCTCTGCGGAGCTCAGGGCACAGCGTCGACACTGCGAGGCTACACCTCCGACCACATTGGTGATGCGGATGGCGTAGATCTTTGCAACGTCGCGGCTGTATTTCCTCTCCTGGGGGAAGAGAAACATCGGGTGTCATTCATCAGCTGAGACTCTAAACACAGAGGGTGGTTGGCTCTGGACAGAGGAACACTTTGGAAGATAAAAATGTCGTCTGTTGTGGAAAGTAGCTGAACAAATTTAATCAAGTTCTGCACTTCAGTACAATTTTGACTTGGCTTGATTATTTCCATTTCCTGCTTTCTATATCCATTCCAGTTCTGAAGCAAATATTGTACTTATGACTGcagtacatttatttactttagttactttgcagatccAGattagaaatataaaatataatcaacattATTTTAGGTAAAGATAAGACTTTATTGATATCTGGGCCAAAATTACCCACCAGAATATGAAGTGATTAAAATGATCTCCACCTTTATGAGCTGCAGCAAAAGTGattttttacacattaattcatcaatattcaaaatttaatattaaatatataatttatatcatTAAGAAATGAGCCATTCTGTATAATTAGTGCTTTAGGTTTTGATACTTTACTTAATACTTTGGTACTTTTACTGACATGCACTCCAGTAACATATCAGAGTACTTCTCCCACCACACTGTGTTTTATACTCACAAAggtcatttagatttttttgaaGTTCAGCTCCAGACTGCCCTCTACAGTTAAGTGCAGTATCTGGGGGACAAACCCACCGTCCTCTGTCAGTGCAAAAATCACCTCCACAACAGTCAGAGGAAGCATGACAATGCTTCAGGAGTCTGTCAGAATAAATTCTAGtgatcatttaaaacatttacagacattCTTTGTAAATATAGTTACAGTATTTATCCCTACATTCGGTGCTTCATCTTCTGGCTCTCTTGCAGCTCCTCCTGCACCGTATAAATGAGTTTATACTATTGCGCTACACCAGATATTAAGCGTCGTCTCTGAAGTTTAAGaacaatattgtttttatttattgttttcttctcttcaacgtgatgattttacatttacaataaagTCTATGAGTCATCAGCAAGTTTTCTCTCTGATGAGCCAAAGCAAAGAATACGAAGACACTAAGGGAATTCAGAAAGACCAACCGACTGTAACCAGGTAAACCTTTATTTGACTGACTGGCACTGTGCTGATGGCCTTAACCTTAATTGTTAGGAGGATGCTGGCATTTTGTTTCGTCTGTGCTGTTTTTGGTTCTTgattttatgttcatttcttgtgttttgtttctgtttatttgttttcattatgttcataatattttcaggttgtccgtccgtcccattctcgtggacacaatatatctctgtaacgccttgagggaatttcttcaaatttagtacAAACCTTCAcgtggactcaaggatgaactggttagactttgatggtcaaaggtcaaaggtcacggtgacctcagaaaacattttatagcagtgaagctgctggaagatcaacactgatgtttgggatgtgctgctgtgtctcaCCATGTTAAAGGTCTCTGTTCGCTGAAACGTCCAGGTGAAGCTGACGGTGCTGTTGCTATGGATCAGGTAGGAGTACGACTGTTTCCTGTTGCTGCCTTTCCACTGCTCCACCACATTATTATTCCACTGATTATAACCCTGCAGAGAAATGCATTCGCCTCGTTTATATTCATACACGTGTCAAGCTTCTTTATCATCACCTGAAGCACACGTGTGACAAAATGCACCATTTTCACTCACAGCCAGGAAGTACAATTTGCAGTCAGCTGTGCACGTGGTCTCAAAGACAAAGGTGATGGAAGACAGTTCAGTCCTTTCACTGTCTTTGACCAGGGACTGAGGCAGCCTGTGGAGACATGTGACATTACATACTGGATACAGAGCTTTATGTGTAATTTCTTCTAGAGAAAATGCTTGACTTCACCTGTATCCAGGGACGTTGAGTATGAGCATCAGATAGTCTGTGTCCTGATCCCCAGGCGTGGTGTAAATGTACTCTCCAGCCACCTCCCATGCTGTGGttacaaagaggaaaaatgatAACACACTCCTGTGctttcaaacaaacaatacacacaaacagacacaataaTTCAGGTGGCCATGCACATTGCATATTATGTGAATCATCACTTATAAATAAGGATTAAAGGACAAATTTGTAGGAATGTTACTGTAAGAAATCCTCAGGCTGAGCGTGTGATTGGTCAATCATGACCAACTAATGTGAAGTCTCTTACCTGTGCTGTGGTCGGAGTGGCTGAACTCCCGAGTGAAGACGGAGCTCTTCATGTTGCTCGGCATGGTGTTCCACCATTTGTACTCGAAGCCCACCACCGGCTCTGTGCCAACAGGGCACTTAGCACAGGCTGTGAGTAAATAATGTGTTATTATATCAGTGTAAACGTGTAggtttttagtatttttagcATTTCCGAGTATTACGTGTACTtgaaaacagatgaagacaGGGAAGGTACGGAACTACCATTACATTTTACGGCACCACTTTACTATAAGACGACCCCTAcaaaggatttatgaatggtttataattagtaTATTAGTTAGTTTGTTAACACTTCAAATCATTTATAAATTGTTATAaaacattagataaaaaggccAACAGGGGCCTGTTgtttgccaaatagtgagccagCATGTATCTGTACTGTTGAGCCTCATctctcattagttactgagctttctttgttttctccatcatcagcttttgtagctgctgcttcatcacgttTGTTCAGTCACTAGCAATGAACCACCGTCACCTTCTTAATGGTCAAAACATTCGGCATATCAATaaacaatgatgtgttttacactttacaataaggctccttttaccagttataaaagGTAGTAAGTCATTAGTAggattaatgagtagtaagcattaacttgatcttgccaaatagtgagcctgcatcaatgtatgaaaactgtgttataacttgtttataattgtttatttatgatttataaagcattaacaaccaaattaataaataacttAATTATAAACCAATTATAAAGCCTTTATAAGGGTAGTATTAAAGTGGTAACAGTTTTACACTAAGTTTGAATGTAACAATAACAAAGTTGTTGAATAAATGGCACAAGAAATCTCAAGTGATTTGTTTTGACTTGTTTGAATGGTCTATAAGGATTTTTAGGGGAGAGTTTTTCCCGCTGCACAGATTGTCAAGCCCCTTGAGCCCAATTTGAGATTCGGGATTTTGGGTTTTATACAactacaacagttagttccgaaTTTGTAAtttgggacttttaactacatgttaTCAGGTGTTCTATTAATTGTTAATCAGCATTACATTAATGGTCGGTATAGATTATAACaaaatttgcaaaaatgaaaatatttccagaaataacatttgaattaaattctGTATGatcgtcagaagaggatgaagggaaggaaagaagctTGCGGTCTCGTACCTACgaccgaatcacagccgtgctgatattcagtacgTCACTCCCTCTCATGTGATATtacttaaatataaatgaaactgacttgactatatgtttttactttaaaataatgTATGTTGTATCTGCAGCAAAGCATAATTCATCCCATTCTATTGCGTTTCTACCATGCTGTCCATCTCCAGAAAAAGCAGCCTTAACAACAGAGCCATCACACGCATCACTCGACAAAGCAAATGAACACTTGACATTACTTGTGTGTGACATTACTCCTGCAGAGAGGAGACTCTGTAAGAGGGTTTGCTTTGGCAGGAGTTTTGTCCCTTCTGTCATAGCAGCCTTATATAATCCCTCCCTAAATGCTGTGTATAGATGTGTGTCATACagtgtatgtgactgtgtgaacaCATGTATACAAGGACAGTATGTGTGGgtatatgcatgtgtatgtgtatatgtatatgtgtccACCATGTTTACTTTGTGCGttgaaaatcattttctctgctctctgacgTTCTATATTTATCTACTGACTTTACATGGCTTTGTTGATTATTCAGCTCTAGTTAGTCACTGGATGTTTTCTGTAATTTGATTCAGGACTTTAATCACTGTTCCTTATTCTCTCTAGACGCATAAATCAACCTGCAGTCAAGACGACTGATCGATTCAAAGTTTGTCTCggcaacaaataaaatcatattaatgGTTATTTAGCATCAAATGATCGACACCTTCGGTAAGTACACATGCAGAGTATgtcactgcaaataaaaaaaaaaagaatcacgTGAAAATGCAGTATAATTAGTGTACTGATTCTGCACCTGTTCCATTAGAGTAGAAACCGTTGGCGCAGGGTTCACAGGTGGAGGAGTTGGTGACAAAGAACCCCGGGTTACACGGTGGACAGGTTGTCTTCTCCCCTGACGCAGGAAGCTTCACCGCTCCTTCAGTGGTCTCATTGCAGATCTTAGGTTCAATCCACTTGTACATGAGCTGCGTCTGAGACACACAACAAGCCAGACGTGAATAAATGAAAGAAGCCACCAGAAGCTCAATCAGCGCAGatgatttatatttaaagaaaCCCGATAGGTACAACAGATGGTTGTGGCAGTAGCAGCAGGATTCAGAAAGCGAGAATCTCTCCCACGTGTTCACCTCGACTCAACCTGCATGAATGTTGCTTCCGTGTGTTTTTGTCGACATTACCTTTCCCTCGGAGTCACAGGGAGTGTGAGTGTAGAAGTAATCACTGTTTGCACAAGCGGGTCTCGGTTTGCAGCTCCCTGAACCAGCCTCTGAGAAACATGGAAAAAACCAAGCCATGTGAACCAGCCGGCGGGGACGAGGGGGGaaacacacagctcacattAAGATCCAGTGATAAGAAATACACACTCTGTAACCTCTTAAGCAGTAAAAGTATTTGAATGCAGATTGCTTTATGTATGTGTGGCAGCATGCAAATACGTAGCGGTTGTAAGTTCAGCCGTATCTACAATAATGATATGAAGTTAGAGAACACGTCAGTAAGTGATGTGACTCTCTTTGTGGATGGAGTGTTAGAAATGTGAACATGGATACCTGCATATTTGTCTGGTTCACACTGATGGCAAACAGTGGCACCCTTAGTGGAGTAGGTGTCAGCAGGGCAGGGGGCACAGCGGGCGGATCCTGGTTTTGCACTGTAGGTGCCAGGTTTACAATGGAAACACTCCGATGTGAAGGCCACCCCTGGAAGAAAACCATTAATCACCTTTTAatcattaacaacaacaacaacaaaaaaggagTTGAAGAGCGAACAAAACGGGTGTTAATCTACCTGAGATGGCAACATTTCTTAACAGCACAGGTTTGACGGCGCTGCCCTGCAGAGTGTAGGCAGTGGTTCTCCAGTACAGCACGTTATTGCCAGTGTTCAGCTCAACCTGCACAGAGTCAGTTTGATAAATGAAAGAGACGGAGAGCAGCAGAGGTAAAATGCTGATGCAAGCAGGTGTGACATAGTGCTAAAGCTACACTCAGACAAACCCTGTATTTactccagctgctctctgagaTCTTCATCCACCGGCTTTCAGAGTCTGTAGACTGACACTGGTCGTTCTGAACCTAcgggaggggggagaaaagagagcGAGGTCACCAAATATTCCTCCTACACACAGAACTCTtcgtcaacaacaacagtcatttTAAAGCACTTACAAAGAACTCAAAGTAGACACTGTTGTCAGGGTAGAAATACTCAAAGGACACAGTTCCAGGTTTCTTCAGGCTCACGGCATAGGACAGCACGGCAGTGCACTCATCTGTGTTTGAGGCTATGTAATCACCTGACGGTGTCCACGTTGAGCTggaaaaacatcagcagcagaaagagTCGGATGAGCTTCTTCAAACCAAGAAACAATGAGGATTTCAATTGATTCATTCAGCTAAgacaaaagagacaaagacttttaaaaataaGTGAGGTACAGTGCGTACTGACTTGGAGCAGTCTGTGTGGGCATCCCCGCCATTTGTTGTCACCCCGTGGGTGACAAAACCTGTCGGTAGGCTGTCCCACTCATCGAAGGCCACGCCGGTGCCCAGAGAGTAGGTGCCTGCAGCACACTTCTGGCACTGCTGCGACTGCATGGCCAGGAACTCCCCCTCACTACAAGAGAAGGCTATAAGAGGAAAAAGACCAAGCaagggcagagaggagaggttcATGGAGATGTGGCAGTGAACAGATACAGttcattatttacatgttaaagctgttttacatgtaaaagGAGGGAACTCACTGCACTGAGTGCCTCTCACTGGATCTGGTAGACCTGTGCATGTGTCGGGTTTGTTTGGAACTGCCACTCTCCATCGAGACCCGAGTACGTCACACTCTGTGTACTCAAAGTGATAGTCTGACTGCAGGGACACAACACAGCTGTGAGTTTCACACAGCCGGATAGCAAAAGCACTATATGCACAGCATGAATAAATTATATGGAAAAATAAAGGagaagggctgcaactaatgattatttatatatataatttatcagttaatctgccAATTCTCTGTTTTATCTACAATATGTgagaaaatactggaaaatGCCCATTTTAATTTCTCAGGGCCAAAGTTGAAgtcttcagatgttttgttttgtccaaccaactgTCCTCAATCCAAAACAATGATAAAGAAatgcatcaaatcctcacatttgagacgCTGGAATCAGAAAATCTTATAAAAACTAATCTAACATCAAAGTTGTTGTAGATTAATTCTTTGAtcattgactaattgattaatagaCTAATTGTTGCAACACTACAAAGGTTGCAAATCAACATGCATGTGGGGAGGAAATGAGGCTGTTGGTAGACAGGTTATCTGCCTGTTTTAAACTTCGGGTCAGACCAGCCTCTTTTACAAATAAAGATGGAGGCTAATATTTGCCAAGGCAGCCGTTTTAATCTCTCTCATCAAGGATGTGCTGAAGCTCCAGCCCCTCCAGGCCTTATTTACTTGGCCAAGGGGGAGAGATCCAACTCTTCTGTAAACATTTCACTTCAGTGTCGTCACAGAAGTTCGGAGACAGCAGGAGCTCAGGTGCAAAGCTTCTGCCGTGTTTGTCTGTCGTGCTTCGATACTTACAGTAGGTGACTGACAAACACTGTCCCACCCGTAATGATGTTATTTGAGGATTGACATAACGTTAAAGGTAATCTTGTTGATCTGACACCTTCTGAGACAAGTCATGAAtacagagcagacacacagtgtaAACTTAAGATTTGATCATTGGTCAACAGGAGGCTGTAATGTTCCTAGGAAGGTCATTCAGAACTAATCCAAGCCCACACACAGCCTGGTGGTGGGATTAATAGttaacagaaacacagcagcactctcctctggctctgtgtgttttctattaGAGCTGCTACATTAGCGGTGGTTGGGGTATCAGATGAACACGGGTCTGAGTGGGAGGATCTGATGTAAAAATGCACCAAACTGGGGATGTGCTGGAGCTTAATTGCCtcatttaaacaaacatgagGAAACCACGGCAACGGGACACGATGACCGCTGAGCCACATGGTCAATGGGCTGGCATGGAAACAAGCTCACCTGGAAAAAGTAGCTGCTAATAGGCAACCTTTATTAGCTCACAAAACATGAAAGTCTACAGGTGTGTGGCAGCTACTACACACTCTGAAGTAATGTTCAAAgtaaatagattaaaaaaaaaaaaaaaaaaagaaatgtcttgATTATTATCAAACAGTACTGTTATTATGCAAACTGAAAGTAGATAGAGAAGGGTGAGGAGAGCACAGCAGACTATATGTAGCATATGGAAGATGTAGTAAAACAAGTGTCTGATAACTGTAACAACACTGAAGCAAGCACAAGTGAATGACTAATGTAATTCAAACACTTGCTGTGTAAACATATGTTcatttcccacacacacaatatgttcAGGTGGCCAAACTATAGTCCCACTGTGAATGTGTCTATTCAAAACTCACATcagaaaatgtacatttttctttacaagCATTTAAAGTCAGTTCTAAGTTAAAACACTTCCCTTGAACAGGTCTCCAAATGCTGATGACACTGCTTCTAAGGTGTTCCACGAGTTTACCTGATGACACCTTTGTATGTAGACTACAtgataaaaacagctgacacCTACGAGCAATTTTAACTTTGAATGGCTTTACTGCgtaagaataaaaacaacatgaaccTCCTCACCTCTTTGCACATCGGCAAATCCGCAGATGTTTGTGCAAAAAGCAGCCACAGCAAAAAGTGGCTCAGGTGTGTCAGGCCTCGCTGCATCGTCGCCTCCTGTCAGTGTGGAAGTGATGGTGACGGAGGAGCGGTGGGTTGACCTGCATACGCCCTCAGGTGCTGCCCGCCCGGCGGCTGCTGGAGGCGGGAGAACAAATACTGGGAGGTGATTGGCTCTGGAGattgtttttactgtgaatCGTCTTTGAAAGACTCGCTGTTGAACCACAATAGGCTGCTGACTTGTATTTTACCTTCCTTCTGCTGGTGTTATTTGGACATGTACTATATAAGTGAATGTTTTTCAGTAATAAtcctgaagagaaaagaaggttgtataaaaaaatatataaccgtatgtgtgtgtgtgtgtgtataggccTATATATAGCAACTGGTGGGTTGAGGTGGTGGGTTTATAAACTAGTATTGAATTAAGTGGCCACTTTGCCAGTGTGACACGCTGACACATCAGTTAGATAAGGGAAAATAATTCGTAAACCGCTGGAAAAATATACTTCTTTAAGAAAAAGTAGTAGCTAATAGTACACTGTGAAAAATACTGAGTAAGAGTCCTGCATTCAACAGTCTGCAgaagtgaaagtatcaaaagtgAAAGTGGCCTATTCATTATTCATACATTACTCATGTATCGTTGCCTTTTACTGTTTGTCAGCGCAGTAagaatttttacttttaaatgcattttgcaTGTATGCATCTTCATCAAGCTCAGAGGCCTGGAAGTTTGAGGGCCCCCAGTGACCACTGGCACCACTGTTGCCTTTACTCCCCACATCTTTTCTAGCTCCTCTTTCGGCCCTTGATATTTTTTTCGAGCTTCTCGTGTTCCTTCTTCCTGATGTTGCTGTCGCTCAGGATTGCTACGTCTATCACCACTgccttttctgttgtttgtcgATCAGCACGATGTCCAGTTGGTTAGCCTTCACCAGTTTGTCAGTCTGGATCTGGAAGTCCCACAGGATCTTCGCTCGGTCATTCTCAACCACCTTAGGAGGCGTCTTCCATTGTGATGGCTCGGGCCTTGTTCTTCCCATTCAGCCAACTTTTCAGGACCTGCCTTACTCTGTGTAGGTATTTGGCTGGGACTTACTTCCTTGGTCCTCCTTACTGTTCCCATTTGTCTGCAGAACACCAAGGTGCTTGTAGCTGTCCTGAACATCTATAATGCTGCCTGCTGGTAGTTCAAACCCCTCTGTCCTGATCATCTTCCCTCTCTTTGACACCATCCGACCACACTTATCTAGTCCGAATGACATTCCGATCGTTGCTGTAGATCCTGATGATGTGGGGCAGTGAGTCAATGTCTCGCTCATTCCTGGCATACATCTTGATGTCATCCGTGTAGCGGAGGTGACTGATGGTCACTCCACCTCGGCATCGGTATCCGTAACCACTCTTTGACATGATCTGGCTGAGGGGGTTCAGGCCTATGCAGAACAGCAGTGGGGATAGTGCATCACCCTGGTatatgatgttgatgttgtacATTTCCAGGCATTCCAGTATCCATGTGTGTGGCATTGAGTCGTAGACTTTCTTGTAGTCAATCCAGGCGGTGCACAGGTTGGTCTGCCTGGTCTTGCAGTCTTGGGTGACTGCTCTATCGACCAGTAGCTGGTGCTTGGCTCCCATGGTATTGCTCCTTTCTGCGCCCTGCTCATGTATTGGGCCACGTGCCTATTCACCATAGCCACCTGcgtagttactttccaccactgttgtAAACACCTGTGATTAATAGGCTCATTACCATAGATGTATTAGGCTATAAAACTTCTAATAAGTAAagtcttataatacatccatgctcATGACATGTGGGAGGAGGGAAACTTCCGTCaacaatcattttattttgaaaggtttaAACGGAAGTTTTTGGTTGCTTAGAAACCAGGTTATAAACATACCGGGTTTAGTTACAATAGCTTAGCAGCTACAACAACAGCACCAAAACTCTGgctttattatgttttctgtttgcgTGTTGTCGTATCGTCATTAAAGATGTCGGGCCGGGAACCTTTCGCCTCTCCACGGTTTGAAAACGGCTTCACCCTCAGCGGCTTCAGACCGCAGCAGGTGGGTTTGACTACTGATGATAACTGACCGTTTGTCTCAAATCCATggcaaagcaaaacacaagcTAAAGGCTAAACTAAACATACATATTGGCTCCTGGcagttatttttacactgaacATAAAACACCTTTTCCCTAATTAAACAACATGTAGATGTCTAACATACAATTCAATGACCACAAACCAGTTGCTACAAAGTGGAGGGTCCTGTGGtatgaaggacaaaaaatgacataagtatgaataaataaataaatgtagaaatacataaataaattaataaataaataaataaatgtagaaatacaaaaataaataaacgtAGAAATgcgtaaataaataaatattgccAAAATGTTTTAAGAGCATGtttagcatttatttatgtattcaattttctttttcagcatttatttatttattgatattaagTCACTTTTTGTTCTTCATACTAGGGCTTTGCACAGTTGTTAATCGAGCCTTGGGGAATCAAATGATGGGATTTAAAAGAACCTGTCCTGTGCAGCAATTAAATACATCAATACTGTAGGAAAAGCAGACAATACTTTTATCCTCCTCCAcaaattttttatatttctaagTGCGATACTCCTTCATGTGCAATATTCTCTTGtgtcattttgtctgttttgtgtgtgtttactgtttgcACTGATCAGGAGTagctctcattcattcatttcattgtaaTTTTTTGTAGGACAATAAAGgatttctattctattctattctaaatacaaccacaaaattgtcaaaaactgAGTTTTTGCTTTAAGGCAACATTTCTtccaaacattttacattttgaatataACTTCTAAATTCTGAGGTGTGATGGTTCACTGTTAAAGAAAGCAACATTCTTGTGTTACATGTTTCATCTCCGTCATTGTTGGCTTATTACTGTATGTGGATTAAGTCTAACAAAATTACCATCTATggtgaataaaatcaaataatacAAATCAATTATTAATGAGCACTATTGTGGCTCTATGTAGTCCACTAAATTTGCAGGATTTTATTCTAAAGCAGGTCCACACTTGGAGAACTATCACCTGAACTTCATCAGTTTAAGTCTTAAAATGACCCTTAGGAATAAAAGTTGACCATCATGTTATGTCCACAAATAGATTTGGTGATAATTTCTTTGTAAATTTGGAATCAATTTTTCCTCCTGACCCTttgtgcagagaaaaacatataataaaCCAACACACATCGCCCAGACAGAGGAACCCTGGAGTCACCTCCATGATGCAGCCACTTTGGCCAGCATCCGACGGAGCGTGATGCATTATGAGCACCAGGTGAGCTCCAGGGACCACGAGTTTGACCTTCATTTATGAAACAAGAGAAATATTTAAAGGCAAACACACCTTCCGTGCTCTGAATGCACCGCTCTTTTCTTGACATCAGGCTCCAAACGACAGCCTCGACTTCCATCTTAAGTCGGTCCACGATCAAAGCAAGGACTTCCTCAGGAGTAAGAGCCAGATTTTATACCAGAAAGAGACTGTCTCTGAGGACCacaggtgggtgtgtgtgtgtgtgtgtgtgtgtgtgtgtgtgtgtgtgtgtgtgagacattaAGGTCGTGGACTGTCTGTACAACATCACTGTGGCATTTCAGGAGTCTAATTCAACCAtgttcatttatcattttcaaTGTTAATttgcaggaaacagga
The genomic region above belongs to Seriola aureovittata isolate HTS-2021-v1 ecotype China chromosome 9, ASM2101889v1, whole genome shotgun sequence and contains:
- the elapor1 gene encoding endosome/lysosome-associated apoptosis and autophagy regulator 1 — its product is MQRGLTHLSHFLLWLLFAQTSADLPMCKESDYHFEYTECDVLGSRWRVAVPNKPDTCTGLPDPVRGTQCTFSCSEGEFLAMQSQQCQKCAAGTYSLGTGVAFDEWDSLPTGFVTHGVTTNGGDAHTDCSNSTWTPSGDYIASNTDECTAVLSYAVSLKKPGTVSFEYFYPDNSVYFEFFVQNDQCQSTDSESRWMKISESSWSKYRVELNTGNNVLYWRTTAYTLQGSAVKPVLLRNVAISGVAFTSECFHCKPGTYSAKPGSARCAPCPADTYSTKGATVCHQCEPDKYAEAGSGSCKPRPACANSDYFYTHTPCDSEGKTQLMYKWIEPKICNETTEGAVKLPASGEKTTCPPCNPGFFVTNSSTCEPCANGFYSNGTACAKCPVGTEPVVGFEYKWWNTMPSNMKSSVFTREFSHSDHSTAWEVAGEYIYTTPGDQDTDYLMLILNVPGYRLPQSLVKDSERTELSSITFVFETTCTADCKLYFLAGYNQWNNNVVEQWKGSNRKQSYSYLIHSNSTVSFTWTFQRTETFNMERKYSRDVAKIYAIRITNVVGGVASQCRRCALSSAEAGSACVPCPPGHYMVNGTGVCKRCSPNTFIRAEQPVGEAACVHCGPNTKRNKAYSACVSDCSLDVRTRAGARLQYDFSPLANVTSFHSGPRFTNKGLRYFHLFSVGLCGKEGRVPATCVDNVTESGREVRGYVCQSTVVPSEIRSQSVVSSQPFLIGDSLIGVTTDTALAGVSSPNWLFSPAPGLPDVIFYYKSSEKTQACKQGRSATIRLRCNPTVTAKDHITLPSNCSEGTCDGCSFHLLWQSQHACPLCTKHHYREIVSACIQGIQRTTYVWQQPLQCYGGESLPVQKVSACVTLDFWLKFGVSTGTIAAVLLISISCYFWKKTRKLQYKYSKLMMSSGGKECELPTADSCAIMEGEDAEDELMDLTKKSFFTKIKSFSRERTYDGFDSVPLKSSSSLHQREEEDSDDA
- the cfap276 gene encoding cilia- and flagella-associated protein 276, which gives rise to MSGREPFASPRFENGFTLSGFRPQQRKTYNKPTHIAQTEEPWSHLHDAATLASIRRSVMHYEHQAPNDSLDFHLKSVHDQSKDFLRSKSQILYQKETVSEDHRKQEKINQYMLEKEQEKEIRVWVDPQRRSIYSIK